In Panthera uncia isolate 11264 chromosome B4, Puncia_PCG_1.0, whole genome shotgun sequence, one genomic interval encodes:
- the REP15 gene encoding rab15 effector protein, whose product MGQKPSQQLALKDGTEVFSVGEVVSEAIIHAAEKLKDYLGFEDPLSNLCPASNTLNEIFLIHFVTFCQEKGVDEWLTTTKMSKHQAVLFGADWIWTFWGSDKQIRLQLAVQTLQMSTLPPVVSKPCDFSHPESRPEEASRKRSRFDKLEDFCNLIGEDCLGLFIIFGVPGKPKDIRGVVLDSVKSETVRGHLPGAKAVAQFVRETEDCVSIRELLGNCLSKKDGLREVGKVYISIL is encoded by the coding sequence ATGGGGCAAAAACCATCACAACAGTTGGCTCTGAAAGACGGCACAGAGGTTTTCAGCGTCGGTGAGGTTGTCAGCGAGGCGATAATCCATGCGGCTGAGAAACTGAAGGACTATCTTGGATTTGAAGATCCTCTGAGCAACCTGTGCCCAGCTTCAAACACTCTGAATGAGATCTTCTTAATCCACTTTGTCACCTTCTGCCAAGAAAAGGGAGTTGATGAGTGGCTCACCACCACCAAGATGTCCAAGCACCAAGCCGTACTGTTTGGGGCAGACTGGATTTGGACCTTCTGGGGATCCGATAAGCAAATAAGGCTGCAGCTGGCAGTGCAGACCCTGCAGATGTCTACTCTTCCTCCTGTGGTTTCTAAGCCTTGCGACTTCTCACATCCAGAATCCAGGCCAGAGGAGGCTTCCAGGAAGAGAAGTAGATTCGATAAGCTGGAAGATTTCTGTAACTTGATAGGAGAGGATTGCCTGGGCCTGTTTATCATCTTTGGTGTGCCAGGAAAGCCCAAAGACATCAGAGGAGTTGTCCTGGACAGTGTCAAAAGTGAGACAGTGAGGGGCCATCTGCCAGGAGCAAAGGCCGTGGCGCAATTTGTCCGGGAAACTGAAGACTGTGTCTCCATCAGAGAGCTGCTTGGAAACTGTCTGAGTAAGAAAGATGGGCTGAGAGAGGTAGGCAAGGTTTATATTAGCATCCTCTGA